One Verrucomicrobiota bacterium genomic window carries:
- a CDS encoding PAS domain S-box protein — protein MNSNQMHKSHKWFKNVTKNLPIGCFVLGPDGTIEMVNATALTWLGFEEKEMLHMHLSEFVRERDKSKFKDDITQRLAGKDVPSLFWRTFRQKDANSYLPCEVRDTVIMRSNCKTNESKGARMIVTIADVSARMQLDLGCTEPDPAFLSYTHTLPGFVYLFRKNCAGDFTFGNRAFWDYVGVSSSTALNGYPSFKANDATFFKQPMPGNFTADDDDVRKNGCVFESIEANQRLNDLEPQYVHVIKFPVLDVMGHDAGVQGIFWNVKKRKEALIHLDKMVLKYLAYLRVTEETYQSVLQNTSQGVFRSTKEGKFVLVNTALLHMLGYTPEDKQQLLDMDDVSALYVGEFKRSDFIAKMEPLQHHKPAIVTYEIRARDGQSRLIKEKAWPIRDPQTQKICFFEGICEDVENTRKEEVRKGQERRFGFLRKRICNLAYERLVCDDSVGNLFKEGSDRNAFVLSIDLRRSTGLMQRAKQPQLYAAFLNALCEDLSDAITEQFGVIDKFTGDGLLAYFSAELSGIDAGYRALVAAEKCHLATKKLLLKSRAEFDAVFVDDGLGIGIDYGNIRLLKVTSELTILGPAVVYACRLSAAPAGHTYVNHSVVDELSKRCTRFFDAKECLLEIKHEGTMVCQDIKLVSSSTYKPAGPDWLSDHE, from the coding sequence ATGAACAGCAATCAGATGCATAAATCCCATAAGTGGTTTAAGAACGTAACAAAAAATCTTCCTATTGGCTGTTTTGTTCTAGGTCCGGATGGTACCATAGAGATGGTAAATGCAACTGCGTTGACTTGGCTTGGTTTTGAGGAAAAGGAGATGTTGCATATGCACCTTTCCGAATTCGTCAGAGAACGAGACAAGTCCAAGTTTAAGGATGATATAACGCAGCGGTTGGCCGGTAAAGATGTCCCAAGCCTCTTTTGGCGAACATTTCGTCAGAAAGATGCCAACTCTTACCTGCCGTGTGAGGTTCGCGACACGGTCATCATGAGGAGCAACTGCAAAACCAACGAATCGAAAGGAGCTCGAATGATTGTCACGATAGCGGACGTAAGCGCGCGCATGCAGCTTGACCTGGGTTGTACCGAGCCTGATCCCGCATTCCTCTCTTATACGCATACCCTACCTGGTTTTGTTTACCTTTTCCGGAAGAATTGCGCTGGCGATTTCACTTTTGGTAATAGAGCCTTCTGGGATTATGTTGGAGTGTCCTCATCAACCGCGCTGAATGGATATCCTTCTTTCAAGGCAAATGACGCCACATTTTTTAAGCAGCCCATGCCTGGTAATTTTACGGCTGACGACGACGATGTTCGCAAAAACGGCTGCGTTTTCGAAAGCATTGAGGCAAATCAGCGCCTGAACGATCTCGAACCTCAGTACGTTCATGTCATTAAGTTCCCCGTTTTGGATGTTATGGGCCACGATGCGGGTGTCCAAGGCATTTTTTGGAATGTCAAAAAACGTAAAGAAGCCCTTATTCATCTTGATAAAATGGTTCTCAAGTACCTCGCCTATCTGAGGGTAACGGAGGAGACTTATCAGAGTGTTTTACAAAACACGTCGCAAGGGGTGTTTCGGAGCACCAAAGAAGGCAAGTTTGTCCTCGTAAATACGGCCCTTTTGCATATGTTGGGTTATACGCCTGAGGACAAGCAACAGCTACTTGATATGGATGATGTGAGTGCGCTCTATGTCGGAGAGTTCAAAAGGAGTGATTTTATCGCGAAGATGGAGCCTCTTCAGCACCACAAACCTGCAATTGTGACATACGAAATCCGAGCGCGCGACGGCCAGTCTCGCCTTATCAAAGAGAAAGCTTGGCCCATCCGTGATCCGCAGACTCAGAAGATTTGTTTTTTTGAAGGCATTTGTGAAGATGTTGAGAATACACGCAAGGAAGAAGTTAGGAAGGGGCAAGAGCGAAGATTCGGGTTTTTGAGGAAGCGAATCTGCAACCTAGCATACGAAAGGCTCGTCTGTGACGACAGCGTCGGGAATCTCTTCAAAGAGGGATCGGATCGCAATGCATTCGTTTTATCAATTGATCTTCGGCGGTCTACGGGCCTCATGCAACGGGCGAAGCAACCTCAACTCTATGCAGCGTTCTTAAATGCGCTTTGCGAAGACCTTTCCGACGCAATTACCGAGCAATTTGGAGTAATTGATAAGTTTACGGGTGATGGGCTGTTGGCATATTTTTCAGCTGAGTTAAGTGGGATAGATGCTGGCTATCGCGCCTTGGTAGCTGCCGAAAAATGTCATCTGGCAACAAAGAAACTTCTGCTGAAGAGCCGGGCCGAGTTTGATGCAGTGTTTGTAGATGACGGACTTGGGATTGGGATCGATTATGGGAACATTCGATTGTTAAAGGTCACCTCCGAACTAACTATCCTTGGTCCGGCAGTCGTTTACGCATGCAGATTAAGTGCCGCGCCTGCTGGACACACTTACGTAAATCACTCTGTCGTCGATGAGCTATCGAAACGCTGCACCCGTTTCTTCGATGCCAAGGAGTGTTTGCTAGAGATTAAGCATGAGGGAACAATGGTCTGTCAGGATATAAAACTTGTTTCCTCATCCACATATAAGCCTGCAGGGCCGGACTGGTTAAGCGACCACGAATAA